From a region of the Paenibacillus lutimineralis genome:
- a CDS encoding nitrous oxide-stimulated promoter family protein yields the protein MITETKKRQLNSGPKIRKEKDIVSKMIRLYCMKKHHQKELCEECQDLNHYAMKRLSLCQFGEDKSACAKCPVHCYKPDYRQRIKEVMRFSGPWMLLYHPIESIRHIPIPSNLRKYF from the coding sequence ATGATCACTGAAACAAAAAAACGGCAGCTGAATAGCGGTCCTAAAATCCGTAAAGAAAAAGATATTGTTTCAAAAATGATCCGTCTATATTGCATGAAAAAACATCATCAGAAAGAGCTTTGTGAGGAATGTCAGGACTTAAATCATTATGCTATGAAAAGACTATCCCTCTGCCAATTTGGTGAAGATAAATCAGCTTGTGCAAAGTGCCCTGTCCATTGTTACAAACCAGATTACCGCCAAAGAATTAAGGAAGTTATGCGTTTCTCAGGTCCGTGGATGTTACTGTACCATCCAATTGAGTCTATTAGGCATATACCAATACCAAGTAACTTAAGAAAATACTTTTAG
- a CDS encoding SRPBCC domain-containing protein, with product MEVGKTKSVGYQVGVRRTLPLTLEEAWEMIVSPRGINVWLGETSSYDFSVGANYYTREGISGEIRVLNERQNVRLTWKKEQWERASTLQIRTIEQLNGKCTISFHQENLPSTKDREEMKVRWEEVLEKLMQGI from the coding sequence ATGGAAGTAGGTAAGACTAAATCTGTAGGCTACCAGGTTGGAGTCAGAAGAACACTTCCCCTAACATTGGAAGAAGCATGGGAAATGATTGTGTCTCCCCGAGGAATTAATGTTTGGTTAGGAGAGACTTCTTCATATGATTTTTCCGTCGGTGCAAATTATTATACTCGAGAGGGTATCTCTGGAGAGATTAGAGTGCTAAATGAGAGACAGAATGTTCGATTGACATGGAAGAAAGAACAATGGGAGAGAGCTTCAACTTTACAAATTAGAACAATAGAACAATTGAATGGCAAGTGCACAATTAGTTTTCACCAAGAGAACTTACCTAGTACTAAGGATCGGGAAGAAATGAAAGTAAGATGGGAAGAAGTACTGGAGAAATTGATGCAAGGAATATAA
- a CDS encoding DUF4180 domain-containing protein has translation MNIRKITENGIEIAIVDSNDILIYDTQSALDLIATISYQTGADRFILSKSAIDEKFFDLKTGLAGEVLQKFINYQAKVAVVGDFTIYSSKSLKDFIYESNHGKNIFFLPDEQQAIDKLSQI, from the coding sequence ATGAATATTAGAAAAATAACCGAAAATGGTATTGAAATTGCTATTGTAGATAGTAATGATATTTTGATTTATGATACCCAATCAGCTTTGGATCTTATAGCTACAATTAGTTATCAAACAGGAGCTGATCGATTTATTCTAAGCAAATCAGCGATTGATGAGAAATTTTTCGATTTAAAAACGGGTCTTGCAGGGGAAGTTCTGCAGAAATTTATCAATTATCAAGCTAAAGTCGCTGTCGTAGGTGATTTCACAATCTATTCGAGTAAAAGCCTTAAGGATTTCATATATGAGAGTAATCACGGAAAGAACATATTTTTCTTACCTGATGAACAACAGGCCATCGATAAATTAAGCCAGATATAG
- a CDS encoding GNAT family N-acetyltransferase, translating into MSNKPNNPQVYKGNNEEANYVRNKLIEYNAIHVPNGIYEEVNLCLKNDNGDIIAGLNSAVCWNWMEIDILWVEEKNRKQGLGKRLLDEAEEIAKSRKCAFIKLNTFSFQAPAFYKKYGYKEIAMIENAPLGSNHYYFKKDLK; encoded by the coding sequence ATGTCTAATAAGCCTAATAACCCGCAAGTATATAAAGGAAATAACGAAGAAGCGAATTATGTAAGAAATAAGCTTATTGAATATAACGCCATACATGTACCAAATGGTATCTATGAAGAAGTCAATCTGTGCTTGAAGAATGATAATGGAGACATAATCGCAGGTCTTAACAGCGCAGTATGCTGGAATTGGATGGAGATTGATATTCTATGGGTTGAAGAGAAGAATCGTAAACAAGGGCTTGGAAAAAGACTCTTAGATGAAGCAGAAGAAATAGCAAAGTCAAGAAAATGTGCATTTATTAAGTTGAACACGTTTAGCTTTCAGGCTCCTGCCTTTTATAAGAAATATGGATATAAGGAAATTGCGATGATAGAGAATGCTCCACTTGGAAGTAATCATTATTACTTCAAGAAGGATCTAAAATAA